Within Thermus sp. CCB_US3_UF1, the genomic segment GTTGGCCAGCCAGGCCACCGCCCGGGCCGGGTGGCCTAAGCAGGCCGCCCCCATCCCCTGGGCCAGGGGCTCCCCGTTGCGGTACAAGACGAAGCCCAAGGTGGAAAGATCCTCCTCCAGAAGGGATTTCTCCCAAGGCCCCACGAAGAAGGCCCCAAAGGAGGCGTTATCGGCGATGGTGTCCTCAATGCGGATGCGCCAGTCGGCGATGCGGGAGTCCACGATCTCTAGGGCAAAGGCCACAGCCTCGGTGGCGGCCAGGACCTCGGCGGGGGTCACGTGGGGACCCTTAAGGCGCCTCCCCAGGAGAAAGGCCAGCTCTCCCTCCACCCGGGGCTGGAGGAAAAGGCCATGGTCCACCTCGGCCCTTTCCCCCACCCCCAGGAAGCGGCTCTGCCACAGCTGGCCGAAGTCGGGCTGGTCCACCCCCAGCTGGGCCTGCACCGCCTTGGAGGTGAGGCCGATCTTGCGCCCCACCACCTTGTCCCCCCGGGCCAGGCGCAGGGCGTTCCAGGCCTCCTGCACCCGGTAGGCGGCCTCTACCCCTCGTAGGCCCCGCTCGGAAAAGGGGGGGATGGGCTTACGGGTTTCCCAGGCCACTTCCAGCTCGCGCGCCAAGATCTCAGGATCCATAGGGGTTCACCGGTTGGCCAGGCACACGTTCTTGGTCTCGTAGTAGAACTCGTAGCCGTAGTGGCCGCCTTCGCGGCCAATCCCCGACTGCTTGGCCCCGCCAAAGGGCACGCGGAGGTCGCGGACAAACCAGTCGTTCACCCAGACCGTGCCCACCTCCAGGGCCTCGGACACCCGCACCGCCTGGCCCAGGTCCCGGGTCTGGACGATGGCGTTGAGGCCGTAGGGGGTGTTGTTGGCCAGGGCGATGGCCTCCTCCTCCGTGTCAAAGGGCAGGACCACCACCATGGGCCCGAAGATCTCCTCCTGGCAGACCTTGTCCGAAGGCTTCACGTCCACCACCACCGTGGGCTCCAGGAAGTAGCCCTTGTCAAAGGGGTGGGGGAGGTCGGGCCGCTTCCCCCCCGTGAGGAGGGTGGCCGTCTCCCTGGCGATCTCCACGTAGGCCATCACCTTCTGAAGGTGCTCCTC encodes:
- a CDS encoding 2-keto-4-pentenoate hydratase, with protein sequence MDPEILARELEVAWETRKPIPPFSERGLRGVEAAYRVQEAWNALRLARGDKVVGRKIGLTSKAVQAQLGVDQPDFGQLWQSRFLGVGERAEVDHGLFLQPRVEGELAFLLGRRLKGPHVTPAEVLAATEAVAFALEIVDSRIADWRIRIEDTIADNASFGAFFVGPWEKSLLEEDLSTLGFVLYRNGEPLAQGMGAACLGHPARAVAWLANALAAFGVALEPGEIVMSGAWAPVQPAGRGDLFTLVGTGGRALSLRFV